In Streptomyces sp. NBC_01439, the following are encoded in one genomic region:
- a CDS encoding alpha/beta fold hydrolase — translation MDDHDAQHAQSMHVDRDGPRDAPPLLLIHGSGASGASWEPVVPALAARHHVVRMDLAGCGQSPPAVSYDVRAQAGRVAALLDELGLRSVTVAGHSSGGYVATALAEQRPDLVGSLAMISTGPRIDALLPQPAILRAMLAPPFGPLLWSRRSDAMIRKGIGATLAGPAPIPPGMVADVRSTTYRAFRKVLRENTAYLAEQPVPERLAALGLPVLVVFGAADPRWDPASARQYDVVPDVRVEMMPGVGHIPVLEAPEPVGRLLLDFAALCAGNPPTGPA, via the coding sequence ATGGACGACCACGACGCACAGCACGCGCAGTCGATGCATGTGGACCGCGACGGACCGCGGGACGCGCCGCCGCTGCTGCTCATCCACGGATCTGGAGCCTCGGGCGCCTCCTGGGAGCCGGTGGTCCCGGCCCTCGCCGCCCGCCATCATGTCGTCCGGATGGACCTCGCGGGCTGCGGCCAGTCCCCGCCCGCCGTGTCCTACGACGTTCGGGCGCAGGCGGGCCGCGTGGCGGCGCTGCTCGACGAACTCGGGCTGCGCTCGGTCACCGTGGCCGGCCACTCCAGCGGCGGTTACGTCGCCACCGCGCTCGCGGAGCAGCGCCCCGACCTGGTGGGTTCGCTGGCGATGATCAGTACCGGCCCGCGCATCGACGCGCTCCTGCCGCAGCCGGCCATCCTCCGCGCCATGCTGGCACCGCCCTTCGGGCCGCTGCTGTGGTCGCGACGTTCGGATGCGATGATCCGCAAAGGCATCGGCGCCACGCTCGCCGGCCCTGCGCCCATCCCGCCCGGCATGGTCGCCGACGTGCGGAGCACCACGTACCGCGCGTTCCGCAAAGTGCTGCGCGAGAACACCGCTTACCTCGCCGAGCAGCCGGTGCCCGAGCGGCTCGCCGCCCTCGGGCTCCCGGTACTCGTGGTCTTCGGCGCTGCCGATCCCCGGTGGGATCCTGCGTCGGCGCGCCAGTACGACGTCGTGCCGGACGTGCGGGTCGAGATGATGCCGGGCGTCGGGCACATTCCCGTGCTGGAAGCGCCCGAGCCGGTGGGCCGGCTGCTACTGGACTTCGCGGCCCTTTGCGCCGGAAACCCGCCAACGGGCCCGGCCTAG
- a CDS encoding PadR family transcriptional regulator, with the protein MRSRGQHGHEHGHDHGRGHDHCGPDRREGFKGRRAAFGPFGPPFGGGPFGGRGGRGGPRGRARRGDVRASILALLADRPMHGYEMIQEIGERSGGAWKPSPGSVYPTLQLLEDEGLIASASEGGKKLFTLTDAGRTEAESGPDAPWADAGRGFDFEAMQEVRTAGIGLMEAFGQVFKTGSPQQREKALGVINDARKKLYLILADEH; encoded by the coding sequence ATGCGTTCACGCGGACAGCACGGACACGAGCACGGCCATGACCACGGACGGGGCCACGACCACTGCGGGCCCGATCGTCGGGAGGGTTTCAAGGGGCGGCGCGCCGCCTTCGGCCCGTTCGGCCCGCCCTTCGGCGGAGGCCCCTTCGGTGGTCGCGGCGGACGTGGCGGACCGCGGGGTCGGGCCCGGCGCGGCGATGTGCGCGCCTCGATCCTGGCGCTGCTCGCCGACCGGCCGATGCACGGCTACGAGATGATCCAGGAGATCGGTGAGCGCAGCGGCGGGGCCTGGAAGCCCAGCCCGGGCTCGGTCTACCCGACCCTGCAGTTGCTCGAGGACGAGGGGCTCATCGCGAGTGCGAGCGAGGGCGGCAAGAAGCTGTTCACGCTCACCGACGCCGGCCGCACCGAGGCCGAGTCGGGCCCGGACGCCCCGTGGGCGGATGCCGGGCGCGGCTTCGACTTCGAGGCGATGCAGGAGGTCCGGACGGCCGGCATCGGTCTGATGGAGGCCTTCGGGCAGGTCTTCAAGACCGGCTCGCCCCAGCAGCGGGAGAAGGCCCTCGGGGTCATCAACGACGCCCGCAAGAAGCTCTACCTGATCCTGGCCGACGAGCACTGA
- a CDS encoding type II toxin-antitoxin system Rv0910 family toxin, which yields MAEVTAESRIEASAALLWSQLTDWDAYGQWSMTHTNFPGGGPETLAVGATFAENMKMMGFPAEVVWTVSELEAERLFAITGKGPMGVAVLTRYTLIPDGEATTVRIDGEFTGAAVSLMAGKLKDSATAALNESLRKLAGLVV from the coding sequence ATGGCCGAAGTCACCGCGGAATCACGCATCGAGGCGTCCGCCGCGCTGCTCTGGTCCCAGCTGACGGACTGGGACGCGTACGGGCAGTGGAGCATGACCCACACGAACTTCCCCGGGGGCGGACCCGAGACCCTCGCGGTCGGCGCCACCTTCGCGGAGAACATGAAGATGATGGGCTTCCCGGCCGAGGTCGTCTGGACCGTCTCGGAGCTGGAGGCCGAGCGCCTCTTCGCCATCACCGGCAAGGGCCCGATGGGCGTGGCGGTCCTCACCCGGTACACCTTGATCCCGGACGGCGAGGCCACCACGGTCCGCATCGACGGCGAGTTCACCGGGGCCGCCGTCTCCCTGATGGCGGGCAAGCTCAAGGACTCGGCCACCGCCGCACTGAACGAGTCGCTGCGCAAGCTGGCCGGCCTGGTCGTCTGA
- a CDS encoding EamA family transporter: MQASGRNAGLGLALVSAFAFGGSGVAAKPLIEAGLDPLHMVWLRVAGAALVLSPLAWRHRDLVLCRPALLAGFGLVAVAGVQAFYFASLSRIPVGVALLLEYLGPALLLGYIRFVQRKPVTRAAAAGAAVAVVGLACVVEIWAGLSLDLLGVLFGLAAACCQAFYFVFADQGADGDDAPDPLGVIAYGMLVGALVMTVIARPWEIDWQVLGGEASVGGTMVPAPVLLAWVVLVATVFAYLTGVVSVRRLSPQVAGVVAFLEAVVATVFAWILLGEHLSTWQIVGGGLVLGGAFIAQSARPVPPVPVVAEQAVPGREAAAVGKG, encoded by the coding sequence ATGCAAGCGTCAGGGAGAAATGCCGGACTGGGCCTCGCCCTCGTCTCGGCGTTCGCGTTCGGTGGTTCCGGAGTCGCGGCGAAGCCGCTGATCGAGGCGGGTCTGGACCCCCTCCACATGGTCTGGCTCAGGGTGGCCGGGGCGGCGCTCGTGCTGTCCCCGCTGGCCTGGCGCCACCGCGACCTCGTGCTGTGCAGGCCCGCGCTGCTCGCCGGCTTCGGGCTGGTCGCCGTCGCGGGTGTGCAGGCCTTCTACTTCGCCTCCCTGTCCCGCATCCCCGTCGGCGTGGCCCTGCTGCTGGAGTACCTGGGCCCGGCGCTGCTGCTCGGCTACATCCGCTTCGTGCAGCGCAAGCCCGTGACGCGCGCCGCCGCCGCGGGCGCGGCCGTGGCCGTCGTGGGGCTGGCCTGCGTGGTCGAGATCTGGGCCGGGCTGAGCCTGGACCTGCTCGGCGTGCTCTTCGGCCTCGCCGCCGCCTGCTGCCAGGCCTTCTACTTCGTCTTCGCCGACCAGGGCGCCGACGGGGACGACGCCCCCGACCCGCTCGGGGTGATCGCGTACGGCATGCTCGTCGGCGCCCTGGTGATGACCGTGATCGCCCGGCCCTGGGAGATCGACTGGCAGGTGCTGGGCGGCGAGGCCTCCGTGGGCGGCACGATGGTGCCCGCGCCGGTGTTGCTCGCCTGGGTGGTGCTGGTCGCGACCGTCTTCGCCTACCTGACCGGTGTGGTCTCGGTGCGCAGGCTCTCGCCGCAGGTCGCCGGCGTCGTGGCCTTCCTGGAGGCGGTCGTCGCCACCGTGTTCGCCTGGATCCTGCTCGGAGAGCACCTTTCCACCTGGCAGATCGTCGGTGGCGGTCTGGTGCTGGGCGGCGCCTTCATCGCGCAGTCCGCCCGGCCGGTCCCGCCGGTGCCGGTCGTCGCCGAGCAGGCCGTGCCGGGCCGTGAGGCGGCCGCGGTCGGCAAGGGCTAG
- a CDS encoding DMT family transporter, producing MSNHSPAAGRSLLYLVVAGAAWGTAGAAASLLFLASDLGPLALSFWRCAGGLLVLLGVLAVRGSRSVPGRVRPPVASLIVTGLLFTLFQAAYFAAVRDTGLAVGTVVTLGAGPVIIALGARYWMGERLGRGGAVAVVGALAGLAVLVLGSGGGEVRPLGVGWALLSAAGYAGMTLRARWLGQRGAGGDPLVTTAWSVAVGTVCLLPLAAVEGLLPHTADLGRVLWLLVYVATVPTALAYALYFTGAAAVRAATVSVIMLIEPVSAAAIAVLLLGERLTGAVVLGTVLLLTAVGALIVAEARGPVAAPTPVRRSPQSALR from the coding sequence GTGTCGAACCATTCGCCCGCTGCCGGGCGCAGTCTGCTGTACCTCGTCGTCGCCGGAGCCGCTTGGGGCACCGCCGGGGCGGCCGCCTCCCTCCTCTTCCTGGCCAGTGACCTCGGCCCGCTCGCCCTGTCCTTCTGGCGGTGCGCGGGCGGCCTCCTGGTGTTGCTCGGAGTGCTCGCCGTGCGCGGGTCCCGGTCCGTCCCGGGGCGGGTGCGGCCCCCGGTGGCTTCGCTGATCGTCACCGGGCTCCTCTTCACCCTCTTCCAGGCCGCGTACTTCGCCGCCGTGCGCGATACGGGCCTCGCGGTGGGCACCGTGGTCACCCTCGGCGCCGGGCCCGTGATCATCGCGCTGGGGGCCCGGTACTGGATGGGCGAGCGGCTCGGCCGCGGCGGCGCGGTCGCCGTCGTGGGGGCGCTGGCCGGACTGGCCGTACTGGTGCTGGGCAGCGGCGGCGGCGAGGTGCGGCCGCTCGGCGTCGGCTGGGCGCTGTTGTCGGCCGCCGGGTACGCGGGCATGACCCTGCGGGCGCGCTGGCTCGGGCAGCGCGGGGCGGGCGGGGACCCGCTGGTGACCACCGCCTGGTCGGTGGCCGTGGGCACGGTGTGCCTGCTGCCGCTCGCCGCGGTGGAGGGGCTGCTGCCGCACACCGCCGATCTCGGACGGGTGCTCTGGCTGCTGGTGTACGTCGCCACCGTGCCGACCGCACTGGCGTACGCGCTCTACTTCACGGGTGCCGCCGCGGTACGGGCCGCCACCGTGTCGGTGATCATGCTGATCGAGCCGGTGAGCGCGGCGGCGATCGCGGTCCTGCTGCTCGGGGAGCGGCTGACCGGCGCCGTGGTGCTGGGTACCGTACTGCTGCTGACGGCGGTGGGCGCGCTGATCGTGGCGGAGGCCCGCGGGCCGGTGGCCGCGCCCACCCCCGTGCGGCGCAGCCCTCAGAGCGCGCTGAGGTAG